TTTGTACGGCTATTCATGAAAAAACTTTCTAATAACTATGACAACTGCAAGCGCTCAACTGGGCGCCCAGCCACTAAATGCGATTGGATAATTTCTTCAACATCTTCCTGGTCCACAAGGGTATACCAAATACCCTCTGGATAGACCACCATCACAGGGCCATCAGCACAGCGATCTAAGCAACCTGCTTTGTTTACACGAATCTTACCGGGGCCGGCAAGCCCCAATTCTTTGACTCTATTTTTGGCGTACTCAAATAATGCAAATGCATTATGACGATCACAACAATTTTCGCCATTGCTACGTTGGTTTAAGCAAAAAAACAGGTGGTGTGTAAAGCTCATAGAAAAATTATATTCGTCAATGTTTGGGTTTTAGTTCAGCGGCGTTATAAATCATCCAAATTAAGGCTATTGGTAACCATACCACCGATACCCACTGCATTAACTCATTAAAGTGTAATAGACGCCCTTGATGCCAATGCCGCAGATTCAGGATGAAATAAGGATTATCGGGCAGCACATGAATAGCGATAGTAGCGCTCACTAAACAAAATAATGCCAAGATAAGTCTTCCTCTTTGATTGAGTCGCAGGGCGCCTCTTAGCAAGAAACTTGCCAACACCATTCCCCATAATGCACCGGCTGTAAGCCATATCAAGCTGAATTCTCCACCAAACTGGAGAGCAGTAAAAAAGGTTTTCATGACCACAGTTATGCAAAGCAACCCATTGAGAATTCGCCACTGCGGGGCCTTAGTGCGTAAACCTGAAGAGAGCAATAAAGCAACCCCAAGCCAACAAAGGGCAGTAATCAAAGTTTCTTGCACCACTTGATTGATAACCAAGGTCCCCCAGTCGATTGAACCAAAAATTGCATGGCCCCACACGCCGGTTCCTAGCCATGAACTTTGGGGATAAATTTGTGACCAAGGAAATAATAAGAAGAGTGCGCATGCGGCCCAATTGAGACCAAACCATTGATCAAAGCGACGTCGAATTACGCTACCTGATAACCATTGTGGACCTAGGGGGATGGCTAATAAGCCGCCTAATAAACCGCCAAACATATTTGCCCACCAATCCATCAAACTAGGGATGCGGGTTGGCAACCACGATTGCAAAGTTTCCACGCTCAATGCCAGTAGCGCACTTAGGCCCAAGGCAATACTCAAGGCCACAAAGTTACGCCAACGAGGATAGGCAGCAAAAACCAGCAAAAATCCAAAAGGGATATACGCCAAGATATTCACGGAAACATCAAATAAAGTAATAAACCGGGGCAGCGGTGCGCCTACCCAGGCCGACGCGTCAATACCATTACCGAAATCAAAATCAAAAGGGTTAAGACTGACATAAACGATCAATAGCGCATAACTAAGGCTCATTGCCCTAGCCAAAGGCATAGCCTGCAAAGGCCATGCAAACTTATGGGGGCGCTGATCTTTTTGATCCATCCCACAATTCTAGGTCAGACCTTTCTACAATGGCGAAATGACCGCTAATTGCATCCTTGAACGTGTTGCCGAAACCCAATCTACAAATAATGACCTTTTGGAGCGCTGGCGCGCCGGCGAACTGATTGACCCAGTAGCCCGCATTGCTCATAAACAAACAGCTGGCAAAGGCAGGGCTGGACGTACTTGGCTAGCGCACCCTGAAGACTCTATCTGCTTTTCCTTGGCTTATCCATTTACGAGAAAGCCAGGCGAACTGAGCGGGCTTAGTCTTTTAGTTGGATTGGCGGTTATTGCTGGAATTGCACAAGCATGTGATTTGAGTGAGGTAACGCTTCATCAAGCAGGTCTTCGACTGAAGTGGCCAAATGATTTACTGCTGAATAATGCAAAACTTGGCGGCATCTTGATAGAGGGTGGCCAAGCAAAATCTACGGATCCAACCTGGATGATTATTGGTATAGGCATGAACTTGAGGAATGCGAACGCAATTGAAACAAGCTTAGGAAACCAGTCTGAATTAAAGATTGGCGCCCTTGATCAGCTGCTTTCACCTCAATCAAGGCTACCTGATATGGAATATCTCTGGTTGAAGCTCATTGCATCTCTAGAACATCATTTAAGCGAATTTAATCAACATGGTTTTGAACAGCACCAGGCGCAATGGAAAAAATGGGATGCTTATCTAGGCCAGATAGTATGTATATCTGGCGCAGGTAAAGAGCCCATCTGCGGCATTGCTCAGGGCATAGATAATGCAGGCGCTTTACTATTGCAACAAGACAATAAAACAATTGCCATTCATGCGGGCGACGTTTCCTTAAGAATTCAATCATGAGCCTTTACTTACTATTTGATGTTGGTAATACGCGTCTTAAATGGGCCGCTGTCGAATCAACACAACAGCCATCAGATCGACAAAAAAAATTATGGGCTTACTCTGGATCAATCAGTAGCAAATCGCTAGCCTCACCTGAACACAGATCAGAGTTGGCTGATTACATTGCAAAAACCTTGCCTAAACCCGATGCCATTGGTTTTACTTGTGTTGCCGGTCAAGATGCCATTGAAAATCTTCAATCACTATTTCCGCAATGGAATGACGTTTCTTGGAAACAACTCACCGGCGATAGTCAGTACGCCGGTGCACGTACCCTCTATGAAGATCCAAGTAAGCTCGGCGCGGACCGCTGGGCCTCTGTCATTGGCGCTCGCGCCCTCTCCAATACCAACATACTCATCATTAATGCTGGTACCGCCACTACGCTTGATCTGCTTGGCGCTAATGGCGTTCACTATGGCGGATGGATATTGCCTGGGCTTGAGCTAATGCAAAAAAGCTTAGAGGGTAATACCGCGCAATTGCCGCTCGCAGCTCGTGATCAAAGTAGCAATGGTTTTGGTCTATCTACCAACAACGCTATCATCAGTGGTTGTGATGCTGCGCAAATTGGCGCCATTCAATACGCAATTCAGTTAGCAAAAGAAATGAATCATCCCGTTGAAAGAGTTTGGATTGATGGTGGTAATGCCAAGATTTTGGTAGCCGAGATGAGTAAATCTAAAACGCAATCTTCATTATCAATAGAGGCAACTGAAGGCTTGGTGTTGCGCGGCATATGGGCCTGGCTACTGCAAAATCTTTAAGCGCGGATCTTGCCTAATAAGCTAGTAGTTGAACGCTCATACAGAAATGGAATCGCAATCGCTTTACCGCCCCAAGTTTTGACTAGATGGGTTTCCGCAAGAGTGTCGATTGCATAATCACCGCCCTTGACATAAATATCTGGGCGAATTTTCTCAATTAAGCTCACTGGTGTTTGCTCGGTAAAGAGCACAGCCATATCCACGCTTTCAAGTGCGGCCAACAAAGCCTGACGATCTGCCTCAGAGTTAATAGGCCTGTCCTCACCCTTACCCAGCATCTTGACCGATGCATCTGAATTAACGCCAACCACTAAGCAAGCCCCTAAAGCGCGCGCTTGCGCTAAATAGCTGGCATGCCCACGATGCAGAATGTCAAACACGCCATTGGTAAAGACCAGTGGCCTCGGAAGCTTCGCAATACGAGCAGCAAGCTGATCTAAAGGACAAACCTTAGACTCAAAAGAAGGTGGGTGCAAAGAAGTCATAACTCAATATTAAAGGCATTGGCTGCTGCCCAGCGATATTACTCAGAATGTCTTAGACTTGGGCACTAACGATCCAATAAAAGAAGGCGCTTCATGCACCGCGAGTCATCCTACTTACCCCGTACAGTTTTTACTTGGGTTTTTATCCTAACTGCCCTCCTATTAGGAGCCCAAGTTGTCAATGCAGCCCCCAGCTGCAGCCCCTTACTGTCTCAGACCTTTCCACGCCTGCAGGATGAGACACCTCAAAATCTCTGCCAATTTCAGGGGAAAGTGATTCTGGTAGTCAACACCGCCAGCTTTTGTGGTTTTACGGGCCAATATGAGGGCCTAGAAAAGATCTATGCCAAATATAAAGATCAAGGCTTTGTCGTTCTAGGCTTCCCCTCCAATGACTTTGGTCAGCAAGAGCCAGGTAGCAATAAGGAGATTGCTGACTTTTGTAAAAATACTTATGACGTGAAATTTCCGATGTTTGCAAAAAGTTCAGTTTCAGGCAGCAATCCAAACCCCCTCTTCAAGATGTTGATTGCTAAAACTGGCACAACACCAAAATGGAATTTCTATAAATATTTGATCGATCGCAATGGCAATTTTGTTGACTCGTATGGCAGTATGACTAAGCCAACCAGCAGCACTATCACTACCGAGATCGAAAAACTCTTGGCAGAAAAACCCCAATGAGCAAAAAAAGAGTTGCCATTATTGGCGCTGGTATTTCTGGCCTTGGATGTGCTTATGCGCTACGAGAGCATCCTGAATTTGACCTAACCCTGTATGAGGCTGGCGATCATATCGGCGGCCACAGCAACACCGTCGACTTCAAGTGCGCTATTGATGGAAAAGAAATCTCCCAGGGTGTTGACACCGGATTCTTAGTCTTTAATCGCAAAACATATCCACGCTTAGTCCGCCTCTTTGAAGAAATTAAAGCCCCAGTAGCGCCTTCTGAAATGTCCTTCTCCGTATCGATTGATACATCCGATAAAAAACATGCCCATCGGAATATTGAATGGGCAGGCAATGACCTAAACTCCTTCTTTGGACAAAGATCAAATCTTTTATCTCCATCATTTTGGAGAATGGCTTTTGATATCTTGCGCTTTAATCGCTTGGCCACTCAGCTAGCCCAAGAGCAAATTGAAGCGGGCCACCTTTACAAAGAGCCTGATGAAACTATTGCTAATTTTTTAGACCGTAATCGATTTAGCCAAAGCTTTAAAGAGAATTATTTTCTGCCGATGATTGGCGCAATCTGGTCATGCTCAGTCGAGCAAATGCTCGAGTTTCCCATTCAAACAATGGTCCGCTTTTGCCATAACCATGGTTTGCTTCAAATTCAGAATCGTCCACAATGGTTAACTATCAAAGGTGGCTCTCGGGAGTATGTCAAACGCATCATTGCCGCCCTTAAAGAGTCTAAAGTAAAGATTGTGCGCGAAGGTGTTGTACGCGTTAATGCCAATCAAGACGGTGGATCTCAGGTTGAGGTAATCAGTCAATCAGGTTCAGCTTTTTTTGATGAGGTGGTGATGGCATGTCATAGCGATCAAACGCTTGATCTCGTTCATGGCATTCATCAACAGGCTCGCAATATTTTGGCAGCAATTCCTTACCAAAAAAATCGTGCCATTCTCCATACAGATATTCGCTTTTTACCAGAAGCAAAACGTTGTTGGGCTGCTTGGAACTACACTGCTAAATCTGGCATGACGATTTCATCCAAACAGCACGTGAGCGTGAACTACCTGATTAATCGCTTACAGCCTCTTCCTGCACAATTAAAAGACATTCAAATTATTGTTAGCCTGAACCCCGCATCAGAACCCGATCCAAAACTAGTGCATCAAGAGATTCACTATTCACACCCAGTGTTCGATATGAGCGCTATCCAAGCTCAGAAAGAATTGCCTCTTATACAAGGCACGGCGTCAATCTGGTATTGTGGCGCCTGGACTGGATTCGGCTTTCATGAAGATGGTTTACGCTCAGGCGAGTTGGTTGCAGAGGCCTTAATAGAAAGTATTCACTCACCGCTAAAGAGCCACCCCAAACAAGATGCGCAATAAATGAATCAGCCAAAGATTAACTTTGGGGTTGTAAAACATCAGCGACTTAGACCGGCTAGGAATAGCTTTGGCTATGGTGTTTTTACTCTATCAATTCCGATGCGAGCAAGACAGCAAGCTTCCGATCTTCTGAGTCGGCACGGGCTTCACGACAATCGCCTAGGCTTGTTTTCTTTCTTTGATAAAGACCATGGCTTAGGACAAGCAGATAGCTTGCGGTGGATTGAAAACATTTTGCAAGAAAACCAGGTTCCAAATATTGATGGGGAAATCTGGTTACAAACCTTTCCCAGGGTATTGGGTTATGTATTCAACCCAGTGAGTTTTTGGATATGCACCCGTGCAAACGGCCAAGTACAGGCCGTATTGGCTGAAGTGAACAATACCTTTGGCGAGCGCCACTGTTACCTGTTGCATAAAAATTCTGGCGAGGTATTGCGCTCAGGTGAAACGCTCAGCAGTCAAAAGGTATTTCATGTTTCGCCATTTTGTGCAGTGCGTGGCAACTATCATTTTCGCTTCCTATTCCCGCAAGACAGCAATAGCGGTGCAAATTCTGTTTGCCGTATTGAGCTTCACGAAGATGGCCTCCCGCTTATCAATACAAGCATTAGCGGTAGTAGTCGCCCACTCAGTCGATCTAACCTTTGGCTAGCGTTTTTGCGTTACCCACTGATGAGTCTTGGAGTCATTTTTCGGATACATTGGCAAGCATTCAAACTATGGGTAAAAGGTGTACCCTTTCACTCCAAGCCCACTCCACCCGAATTTGAAGTTAGCAAATGAATCGTCCTGGTCAATCTTTACTTTCGCGTCTTAACTTTTCGCAGCCGAAACGGCCTGCTCAGAAGAAGCAATCTCATTTGGGTGCAGAAACTCTACTGAGCCTCTTATCCCAACTTAGCAGTGGTCACCTAAAAGTAACACTACCCGATGCCAATATCAGAGAATTTGGCAATAAATCAGACGCATTGCATGCGGAGATTCAAATTCTGGATTGGTCTGTATTTAAGCAAGTTCTGTCACACGGGGATATTGGCTTTGCTGAAAGTTATATTCGCGGAGAGTGGAACACTCCAGACCTCAAAGCCGTCCTAGAGCTTGCAATTCGTAATCGCAGAATTTTAGAAAAAGCGATTTATGGTAGTTGGTATGGATCAATACTATATCGCATCAGACACTGGTTACGGGATAACAGCAAGACTGGCAGCCGCAAGAATATCCATGCCCACTATGACCTAGGTAATGCCTTTTACACCTTATGGCTAGACCCCACCATGAGTTACTCGAGCGCTTGGTTTTCAGAGGGTGAAAAACAATCGCTCGCTGATGCCCAACGCGCCAAAATCACTCGCATTTTGCAGTCCCTCGACACCAAACCTGGCGACCATGTTTTAGAAATTGGCTGTGGTTGGGGTGGCGTCATGGAAGAAGCACTTCGTAGCAATATAGCGATTACTGGCCTTACGCTTTCAACTGAGCAAAAAGCCTTTGCCGAAGATAGGCTACAAAAAGTTCAATCGCAAATCGAACGCCCCGCACCTTTTGCTGTACGTCTTCAGGATTATCGCGATTGCCAAGAACAATTTGAGGGTATTGCCTCTGTAGAAATGTTTGAAGCTGTTGGCGAAAAGCATTGGCCAGAATATTTTCAAACGATTGCCAAATGCTTAAAGGCTGGTGGCAAAGCTTGTATTCAAACAATTGTGATTGCTGAAGAACTCTTTGAACGTTACCGCCATAGCACCGACTTTATTCAACAATATGTATTTCCTGGAGGCATGCTACCTTCACGCACCAGCTTTAAAGAGAGTGCTGCCAAAGCAGGACTTCAGATTGACGGAGAATTTGCATTTGGGGCTGACTACGCTAAAACACTTTGCCTCTGGCGTGACAGATTCAATCAAAAGCTGCATGAAGTGCATGACCTAGGGTTTGATGAAGCTTTTGTACGGCTCTGGAATTTCTATTTGATGTATTGTGCTGCTGGGTTTTCAGAGCGTAATATTGATGTTGTGCAATTCACCCTCAGCCATAAACCCATACAAGCATCACCGAATGCTCTGAGCGCATGAAACAAAAAGGGCTCCCTGATTTTTCAGAAAAACGCGTCTGGTTGATTGGCGCCTCCAGCGGGATTGGCGAGGCTTGCGCTAAAGCATTGATTAAAACTGGAGCTAAAGTGGCACTCTCCAGCCGAAGAGTGGAGCGCTTACATCCAATTGCAGATCTTGGTCATCCAGGGCAAGCACTTGTAGTGCCATTAGATGTAACTGTTGATGCGCAATTGAAAAATGGCTACCAATCAATTTTGAGCGCATGGGGCGGGATTGATTTATTGCTATTTGTTTCTGGTGTGTATGCACCCCTTCGGGCGGACAACTTTGATATTGATATCGCAGAGCAAACGATTGATGCAAACCTCCTGGGGCCCATGAGATCTGTTGCGCTTGTATTACCTGAAATGCTTAAAGCTCACGCAGGTCATATTGCTATTGTGGGAAGTGTTGCAGGCTACAGTGGCCTTCCCAAGGCCTTAGCCTATGGACCAAGCAAAGCTGCCATCATTAATTTCTGCGAGACGCTTTACTACGATCTACTCCCTCAGGGAGTGAGCGTTCACATGATTTCTCCTGGCTTTGTAGCCACCGAAGCAACCGCTCAAAATGATTTTGAGATGCCTGCCCTGATTAGCGCTGAAGAGGCGGCCACTGAAATTTTGAATGGTATTCAAAGGGGAGAATTTGATATTCACTTCCCTAAGCGATTTTCAAGGTTCTTAAAATTCCTCAGAATCATGCCGTATCCCATCTACTTTTGGATAGTGCACCGCTTCGTCAAAATCTAAATAGCGGCCGATGTAGGGTAGTTACTGTTTGTATTTATTTTTACGGATTTTTTCTTCAAGATAATCCATTACTGCTATTGCTTTAGTCTTAGTGCCAGCAATCGAGGGTGATGTAACGTACTTGCCTTGCATCACAATCGTTGGGACGCCATCTATACGATAGGCTTCCGCCAATTGCTTTGCTGCACGTGCTTTAGAGGCCACAGCAAAAGAGCGATAGGTGGCCAGAAAAGTATTGCGATCAATTCCTTGCGATGCAACCCAATCCGCAATCTCCGACTCAGTTAATAAGCGCTTGTTCTCTTTATGCATGGCATACATAA
Above is a genomic segment from Polynucleobacter sp. MG-5-Ahmo-C2 containing:
- a CDS encoding biotin--[acetyl-CoA-carboxylase] ligase; the encoded protein is MTANCILERVAETQSTNNDLLERWRAGELIDPVARIAHKQTAGKGRAGRTWLAHPEDSICFSLAYPFTRKPGELSGLSLLVGLAVIAGIAQACDLSEVTLHQAGLRLKWPNDLLLNNAKLGGILIEGGQAKSTDPTWMIIGIGMNLRNANAIETSLGNQSELKIGALDQLLSPQSRLPDMEYLWLKLIASLEHHLSEFNQHGFEQHQAQWKKWDAYLGQIVCISGAGKEPICGIAQGIDNAGALLLQQDNKTIAIHAGDVSLRIQS
- the rfaE2 gene encoding D-glycero-beta-D-manno-heptose 1-phosphate adenylyltransferase codes for the protein MTSLHPPSFESKVCPLDQLAARIAKLPRPLVFTNGVFDILHRGHASYLAQARALGACLVVGVNSDASVKMLGKGEDRPINSEADRQALLAALESVDMAVLFTEQTPVSLIEKIRPDIYVKGGDYAIDTLAETHLVKTWGGKAIAIPFLYERSTTSLLGKIRA
- a CDS encoding DUF1365 domain-containing protein — translated: MNQPKINFGVVKHQRLRPARNSFGYGVFTLSIPMRARQQASDLLSRHGLHDNRLGLFSFFDKDHGLGQADSLRWIENILQENQVPNIDGEIWLQTFPRVLGYVFNPVSFWICTRANGQVQAVLAEVNNTFGERHCYLLHKNSGEVLRSGETLSSQKVFHVSPFCAVRGNYHFRFLFPQDSNSGANSVCRIELHEDGLPLINTSISGSSRPLSRSNLWLAFLRYPLMSLGVIFRIHWQAFKLWVKGVPFHSKPTPPEFEVSK
- a CDS encoding ferredoxin, giving the protein MSFTHHLFFCLNQRSNGENCCDRHNAFALFEYAKNRVKELGLAGPGKIRVNKAGCLDRCADGPVMVVYPEGIWYTLVDQEDVEEIIQSHLVAGRPVERLQLS
- a CDS encoding cyclopropane-fatty-acyl-phospholipid synthase family protein — its product is MNRPGQSLLSRLNFSQPKRPAQKKQSHLGAETLLSLLSQLSSGHLKVTLPDANIREFGNKSDALHAEIQILDWSVFKQVLSHGDIGFAESYIRGEWNTPDLKAVLELAIRNRRILEKAIYGSWYGSILYRIRHWLRDNSKTGSRKNIHAHYDLGNAFYTLWLDPTMSYSSAWFSEGEKQSLADAQRAKITRILQSLDTKPGDHVLEIGCGWGGVMEEALRSNIAITGLTLSTEQKAFAEDRLQKVQSQIERPAPFAVRLQDYRDCQEQFEGIASVEMFEAVGEKHWPEYFQTIAKCLKAGGKACIQTIVIAEELFERYRHSTDFIQQYVFPGGMLPSRTSFKESAAKAGLQIDGEFAFGADYAKTLCLWRDRFNQKLHEVHDLGFDEAFVRLWNFYLMYCAAGFSERNIDVVQFTLSHKPIQASPNALSA
- a CDS encoding glutathione peroxidase, yielding MHRESSYLPRTVFTWVFILTALLLGAQVVNAAPSCSPLLSQTFPRLQDETPQNLCQFQGKVILVVNTASFCGFTGQYEGLEKIYAKYKDQGFVVLGFPSNDFGQQEPGSNKEIADFCKNTYDVKFPMFAKSSVSGSNPNPLFKMLIAKTGTTPKWNFYKYLIDRNGNFVDSYGSMTKPTSSTITTEIEKLLAEKPQ
- a CDS encoding SDR family oxidoreductase, encoding MKQKGLPDFSEKRVWLIGASSGIGEACAKALIKTGAKVALSSRRVERLHPIADLGHPGQALVVPLDVTVDAQLKNGYQSILSAWGGIDLLLFVSGVYAPLRADNFDIDIAEQTIDANLLGPMRSVALVLPEMLKAHAGHIAIVGSVAGYSGLPKALAYGPSKAAIINFCETLYYDLLPQGVSVHMISPGFVATEATAQNDFEMPALISAEEAATEILNGIQRGEFDIHFPKRFSRFLKFLRIMPYPIYFWIVHRFVKI
- a CDS encoding NAD(P)/FAD-dependent oxidoreductase; its protein translation is MSKKRVAIIGAGISGLGCAYALREHPEFDLTLYEAGDHIGGHSNTVDFKCAIDGKEISQGVDTGFLVFNRKTYPRLVRLFEEIKAPVAPSEMSFSVSIDTSDKKHAHRNIEWAGNDLNSFFGQRSNLLSPSFWRMAFDILRFNRLATQLAQEQIEAGHLYKEPDETIANFLDRNRFSQSFKENYFLPMIGAIWSCSVEQMLEFPIQTMVRFCHNHGLLQIQNRPQWLTIKGGSREYVKRIIAALKESKVKIVREGVVRVNANQDGGSQVEVISQSGSAFFDEVVMACHSDQTLDLVHGIHQQARNILAAIPYQKNRAILHTDIRFLPEAKRCWAAWNYTAKSGMTISSKQHVSVNYLINRLQPLPAQLKDIQIIVSLNPASEPDPKLVHQEIHYSHPVFDMSAIQAQKELPLIQGTASIWYCGAWTGFGFHEDGLRSGELVAEALIESIHSPLKSHPKQDAQ
- a CDS encoding type III pantothenate kinase; this translates as MSLYLLFDVGNTRLKWAAVESTQQPSDRQKKLWAYSGSISSKSLASPEHRSELADYIAKTLPKPDAIGFTCVAGQDAIENLQSLFPQWNDVSWKQLTGDSQYAGARTLYEDPSKLGADRWASVIGARALSNTNILIINAGTATTLDLLGANGVHYGGWILPGLELMQKSLEGNTAQLPLAARDQSSNGFGLSTNNAIISGCDAAQIGAIQYAIQLAKEMNHPVERVWIDGGNAKILVAEMSKSKTQSSLSIEATEGLVLRGIWAWLLQNL
- a CDS encoding VanZ family protein; this encodes MDQKDQRPHKFAWPLQAMPLARAMSLSYALLIVYVSLNPFDFDFGNGIDASAWVGAPLPRFITLFDVSVNILAYIPFGFLLVFAAYPRWRNFVALSIALGLSALLALSVETLQSWLPTRIPSLMDWWANMFGGLLGGLLAIPLGPQWLSGSVIRRRFDQWFGLNWAACALFLLFPWSQIYPQSSWLGTGVWGHAIFGSIDWGTLVINQVVQETLITALCWLGVALLLSSGLRTKAPQWRILNGLLCITVVMKTFFTALQFGGEFSLIWLTAGALWGMVLASFLLRGALRLNQRGRLILALFCLVSATIAIHVLPDNPYFILNLRHWHQGRLLHFNELMQWVSVVWLPIALIWMIYNAAELKPKH